In Flavobacteriales bacterium, the following proteins share a genomic window:
- a CDS encoding T9SS type A sorting domain-containing protein yields MKKILFFTIAIITSFTLLAQNKPCVPDVSLQDSTFGLWPDTIQNLAIAQVDTYYEQHIQIKTPATVGEVMGDPYEIEVFGFPVNIAPLSIDSIKLVDVNGLPSVMSTYLSNPDSVFEGNALACVTLFGTPGQNEMNNYDLNLLIDGWISVAGLGTVSLYDQLGDYENIEGYNFIVQSEAVSVEENNDLAFSVSQNSPNPFSYTTSIEFNSDTEGDFLFTVINILGEVQENRVVRANYGSNKIDVDAATLSSGIYFYTLSNTKELITKKMIINKN; encoded by the coding sequence ATGAAGAAAATTTTATTTTTTACGATTGCTATTATTACAAGTTTTACGCTTTTAGCACAAAACAAACCGTGTGTGCCTGACGTTTCTTTACAAGACTCAACTTTTGGTTTATGGCCAGACACTATTCAAAATCTTGCTATTGCTCAAGTAGATACGTATTATGAACAACACATACAAATCAAAACACCTGCTACGGTTGGTGAGGTCATGGGTGACCCTTACGAAATAGAAGTTTTTGGCTTCCCTGTAAATATTGCACCTTTGTCTATTGATAGTATTAAATTAGTTGATGTTAATGGATTACCTTCAGTAATGTCTACTTATCTTTCTAATCCAGACTCTGTCTTTGAAGGTAATGCTTTAGCTTGTGTTACGCTATTTGGTACACCAGGACAAAACGAAATGAATAATTATGACTTGAATTTACTTATTGACGGTTGGATAAGTGTTGCTGGACTTGGAACAGTTTCTTTGTATGATCAATTAGGTGATTACGAGAATATAGAAGGTTATAATTTTATCGTTCAATCAGAGGCTGTTTCTGTAGAGGAAAATAACGATTTGGCATTTTCTGTATCTCAGAATTCGCCCAATCCATTTTCATATACAACTTCAATAGAATTCAACTCAGATACTGAAGGAGATTTCCTCTTTACTGTTATCAATATTTTGGGTGAAGTACAGGAGAATAGAGTAGTTAGAGCGAACTATGGATCGAACAAAATTGATGTGGACGCTGCAACTTTGTCTTCTGGAATTTATTTTTACACACTTAGCAATACTAAGGAGCTAATAACTAAAAAAATGATAATCAATAAAAATTAA
- a CDS encoding ribonuclease Z has translation MSFELTILGCNSAIPTNHRKPTAQLLNVAERFFLIDCGEGTQLQLRKYKLRMQSIQHIFISHLHGDHYFGLIGFISTMHLLGREKELNIYAPAELKEIIYIQLSASKTELRFPLFFHEFGFDEPELLMENNDLTVHTIPLSHSLPCCGFLFKEKDKPRRMRKEKIEEYNIPLDRVPEIKAGGDYTLSDGTVIPHLELTRGAQLSRSFAFCSDTSYHEAIIPQIKGVDMLYHEATFLDELKVRARQTMHSTAKEAATIALKSQVGRLIIGHYSQRYFDLNPLLDEAQSVFPDTLLATEGEKYVVKREYDSDC, from the coding sequence ATGTCATTCGAATTAACAATATTAGGCTGTAATTCAGCTATCCCTACAAACCATAGAAAACCTACCGCTCAGTTGCTGAACGTGGCTGAGCGGTTTTTTTTAATCGATTGTGGTGAAGGAACACAGCTGCAATTGAGGAAGTATAAACTAAGAATGCAAAGCATTCAGCATATCTTCATTTCACACCTGCATGGCGACCATTACTTTGGTCTGATAGGCTTTATTTCTACTATGCATTTGTTAGGTCGTGAAAAAGAACTTAATATTTATGCTCCAGCTGAGTTAAAAGAAATTATTTACATTCAATTGTCGGCCTCAAAAACAGAGTTGCGTTTCCCTTTATTTTTTCACGAATTTGGTTTTGATGAACCCGAACTTTTGATGGAAAATAATGATTTGACAGTACATACTATCCCACTTTCTCATTCTTTACCTTGCTGTGGGTTTTTGTTTAAAGAAAAAGATAAGCCTAGAAGAATGAGAAAAGAAAAAATAGAAGAATACAATATTCCATTAGATCGTGTGCCTGAAATAAAAGCAGGTGGAGATTATACTCTTTCAGATGGTACTGTTATACCTCACCTTGAATTAACACGAGGAGCTCAGTTATCTCGCTCATTCGCTTTTTGTAGCGATACATCGTATCATGAAGCAATCATTCCACAAATTAAAGGTGTAGATATGCTCTATCACGAAGCTACTTTTTTAGATGAATTAAAGGTAAGAGCACGTCAAACTATGCATTCCACAGCTAAAGAAGCAGCAACTATAGCATTAAAATCTCAAGTTGGGCGACTTATTATTGGTCATTATTCCCAACGGTATTTTGACTTAAACCCTTTGTTAGATGAAGCTCAATCTGTTTTTCCAGATACATTATTAGCTACTGAAGGAGAGAAGTATGTAGTAAAACGAGAATATGATTCTGATTGCTGA
- the pyrR gene encoding bifunctional pyr operon transcriptional regulator/uracil phosphoribosyltransferase PyrR, protein MSKPKSILDHQQIQIIISRLCHQLVENHDDFSNTILIGLQPRGVRLCQRIKTCLESIDSNFELEVGSLDITFYRDDFRRREDPLIASSTSLDVSLEGKKVVVIDDVLYTGRSVRASLDALLDYGRPLSVELLVLIDRRLSRHVPIQPDYVGCTIDVVADERVSVEWGDNERVILKSE, encoded by the coding sequence ATGAGCAAGCCCAAAAGCATACTCGATCACCAACAAATTCAAATCATAATCAGTCGATTATGTCATCAGTTGGTTGAAAATCACGACGATTTTTCTAATACTATTTTAATTGGTCTACAACCTAGAGGTGTTCGCCTTTGTCAGCGCATAAAAACCTGTTTAGAATCTATCGATTCTAACTTTGAGCTCGAGGTTGGTAGTCTAGACATCACCTTTTACAGAGATGATTTTAGAAGGAGAGAAGACCCTTTGATAGCCAGTAGTACCTCATTAGATGTTTCTTTGGAAGGTAAGAAAGTGGTTGTTATAGACGATGTTTTATATACAGGACGCTCTGTCAGAGCGTCATTAGACGCCTTATTAGATTATGGTCGCCCATTATCCGTTGAACTATTAGTGCTTATTGACAGACGTTTGAGTCGCCATGTGCCTATCCAACCCGATTATGTGGGCTGTACCATAGATGTTGTTGCCGATGAAAGGGTATCTGTTGAATGGGGAGATAACGAACGTGTAATTTTAAAAAGTGAATGA
- a CDS encoding aspartate carbamoyltransferase catalytic subunit: MSTLSVKHLLGIKNLQKEDIDLIFKTADNFKEVINRPIRKVPSLRDITIANLFFENSTRTRLSFELAEKRLSADTLNFSAASSSVKKGETLIDTVNNILAMKVDMIVMRHPDAGASTFLANHIDVPIVNAGDGSHEHPTQALLDAYSIREKYGDVKGKKVVIVGDILHSRVALSNIFCLKMMGAEVKVCGPSTLMPKYIESLGVTYEANLMSALEWCDIANMLRIQLERQDTKFFPSLKEYSMMYGLNKERLDSLSKHITVMHPGPINRGVEITSDVADSKQSIILNQVENGVAIRMAVLYLLANSIKK, translated from the coding sequence ATGAGTACTTTAAGTGTTAAACATCTTTTAGGAATTAAGAATCTTCAAAAAGAAGATATAGACCTTATTTTTAAAACTGCAGATAACTTCAAAGAAGTAATCAACCGACCTATCAGAAAAGTGCCATCACTTAGAGATATTACCATTGCCAACTTATTCTTTGAAAACTCTACACGTACACGTTTATCGTTTGAATTAGCTGAAAAACGCCTATCGGCTGATACGCTTAATTTTTCTGCCGCATCATCGTCAGTCAAAAAAGGAGAAACACTAATAGATACCGTTAATAATATACTCGCAATGAAAGTGGATATGATAGTGATGCGTCACCCCGATGCAGGAGCTTCTACTTTCTTAGCCAATCATATTGATGTGCCTATCGTCAATGCGGGTGACGGTTCTCACGAGCACCCTACACAAGCTCTTTTAGACGCCTATTCTATAAGAGAAAAGTATGGCGATGTAAAAGGAAAAAAAGTGGTTATTGTAGGAGATATCCTTCATTCACGAGTAGCACTATCCAATATTTTCTGTCTAAAAATGATGGGTGCTGAAGTGAAAGTTTGTGGCCCCTCAACCCTTATGCCAAAATATATAGAATCGCTAGGAGTTACTTACGAGGCTAATCTAATGAGTGCTTTAGAGTGGTGCGATATAGCCAATATGCTTCGCATACAGTTAGAGCGTCAAGACACCAAATTTTTCCCCTCGCTCAAAGAATACAGTATGATGTACGGTTTAAACAAAGAGCGTTTGGATTCACTGTCTAAGCACATTACCGTTATGCACCCAGGCCCTATCAATAGAGGTGTTGAAATAACTTCCGATGTAGCAGACTCCAAACAATCTATTATTCTTAATCAGGTAGAAAATGGTGTCGCTATACGAATGGCTGTTTTATATTTATTAGCCAATAGCATTAAAAAATAA
- a CDS encoding HD domain-containing protein, giving the protein MNLKEHIQNPIFSIVSQAADALGYETYVIGGFVRDIILERAQPTDIDFVCVGSGIELANRVSELLGNDTKVQVFKNFGTAMLRHQDLELEFVGARKESYRSNSRKPIVEDGTLEDDQNRRDFTINALAIRLNKEYFGELIDPFDGLKDIEKKIIRTPLEPNITYSDDPLRMMRAIRFASQLNFQIEDQSLQAIKENALRLEIISQERITEELNKIILSTKPSIGFKLLFNTNLLHQFFPKMVELQGVEVIDNKGHKDNFYHTLQVLDNISQNTNNLWLRWAAILHDIAKPDTKKFEEKQGWTFHGHEFLGSKMVPKIFKQLKLPMNEKMKYVKKLVKLHLRPIVLAQEIVTDSAVRRLLFDAGEDIEDLMTLCDADITSKNPEKVKRYLNNFQLVRKKIKDVEERDHIRNMQPPISGEEIINIFDIKPSKEIGILKTAIKEAILDGVIANEKDEAYQFLIKKAAEIGLKPKK; this is encoded by the coding sequence GTGAACCTAAAAGAACATATCCAAAACCCTATTTTTTCTATAGTATCTCAAGCCGCAGATGCCTTAGGATATGAAACTTATGTCATTGGCGGATTTGTGAGAGATATTATTCTTGAACGTGCACAACCAACAGATATTGATTTTGTGTGTGTAGGAAGTGGGATTGAATTAGCCAATAGAGTCAGTGAATTGTTAGGAAACGATACTAAAGTACAAGTATTTAAAAACTTTGGAACTGCCATGCTACGCCATCAGGACCTGGAACTAGAGTTTGTGGGAGCTAGAAAAGAATCATATCGTTCCAATTCAAGGAAACCAATAGTAGAAGATGGCACTTTAGAAGACGATCAAAATAGAAGAGACTTTACCATTAATGCCTTAGCTATAAGATTAAATAAGGAATATTTCGGTGAACTTATTGACCCTTTCGATGGGTTAAAGGATATAGAAAAGAAAATTATAAGGACACCGTTAGAACCCAACATCACCTATTCCGATGACCCTCTCAGAATGATGAGAGCCATTCGTTTTGCTAGCCAATTGAATTTTCAAATTGAAGACCAGTCCTTGCAGGCTATAAAAGAAAATGCTCTAAGGCTAGAAATCATATCGCAAGAACGTATAACGGAAGAATTGAATAAAATCATACTTTCTACTAAGCCTTCAATTGGATTTAAGCTACTATTCAATACCAATCTACTCCACCAATTTTTCCCTAAAATGGTTGAATTACAAGGCGTTGAAGTTATTGACAATAAAGGACACAAAGATAATTTTTATCATACCCTACAAGTGCTAGACAACATCAGTCAAAACACCAATAACTTATGGTTGAGATGGGCTGCAATTCTTCATGACATAGCTAAACCTGACACAAAAAAGTTCGAAGAAAAACAAGGTTGGACATTTCACGGACACGAATTTTTAGGCTCTAAAATGGTGCCAAAAATTTTCAAGCAACTCAAATTACCAATGAATGAAAAGATGAAATATGTCAAGAAGCTAGTAAAACTGCATTTGAGACCTATAGTTTTGGCACAAGAGATAGTTACCGATTCGGCCGTAAGACGATTATTATTTGATGCCGGTGAAGATATTGAGGATTTAATGACGCTTTGCGATGCTGATATCACATCAAAAAACCCTGAAAAAGTAAAACGCTATCTAAATAACTTTCAACTTGTAAGGAAGAAGATAAAAGATGTTGAAGAAAGAGATCATATCAGAAATATGCAGCCACCCATAAGTGGAGAAGAAATAATCAATATTTTTGATATTAAGCCAAGTAAAGAAATTGGGATATTAAAAACAGCAATTAAAGAAGCCATTCTAGATGGGGTAATTGCAAATGAAAAAGATGAAGCTTATCAATTTTTGATAAAGAAAGCTGCTGAAATAGGTTTAAAACCAAAAAAATAA
- the miaA gene encoding tRNA (adenosine(37)-N6)-dimethylallyltransferase MiaA produces the protein MNSKTMKATKKKLLVIYGPTAVGKTSLAIKLALKYNTEIISADSRQFYKEMKIGTAVPEPQELATVKHHFIQHKSIHENYNVGLFEKDAIMKIDELFKKHNTLVMVGGSGLYIDAVCKGLDTFPDIQESVRTELREQFEKRGLQWLQNEVKNVDPQFYASADTNNHQRLLRCLEVCVQSGSTFSSFKNSEQKIRPFDIEYYSIRMDRESLYQRINNRVDIMVEKGLLNEVKSLADYQNLNALKTVGYIEFFQYLNDEITFERAIELVKQNSRRYAKRQITWLKRYSVNWVENQ, from the coding sequence ATGAATTCGAAAACTATGAAGGCTACTAAGAAGAAGCTCTTAGTTATTTACGGCCCAACAGCTGTTGGTAAAACTAGCTTAGCGATAAAGTTAGCTCTTAAGTATAATACCGAAATTATTTCCGCTGACTCAAGGCAGTTTTACAAGGAAATGAAAATAGGCACTGCCGTTCCAGAACCACAAGAATTAGCTACGGTAAAACACCATTTTATTCAACACAAAAGTATTCACGAAAATTACAATGTAGGACTTTTCGAAAAAGACGCCATAATGAAGATTGATGAGCTCTTTAAAAAGCACAATACTTTAGTGATGGTTGGCGGATCAGGATTATATATTGATGCTGTGTGTAAAGGATTAGACACATTTCCTGATATTCAAGAGTCGGTAAGAACAGAGCTTAGGGAACAATTTGAAAAGAGAGGTTTGCAATGGCTACAAAACGAAGTAAAGAATGTAGACCCTCAATTTTACGCTAGTGCAGACACCAATAATCATCAAAGGCTTTTAAGGTGTTTGGAAGTCTGTGTACAAAGCGGCAGTACATTTAGCAGCTTCAAAAATAGTGAGCAAAAAATAAGACCATTTGATATCGAATACTATTCCATTAGAATGGATAGAGAAAGTCTATACCAAAGAATAAACAACAGGGTGGATATAATGGTTGAAAAAGGGTTATTAAATGAAGTAAAAAGTCTTGCTGACTATCAAAATCTAAATGCTTTAAAAACGGTAGGATATATAGAGTTCTTTCAATATCTAAATGACGAAATCACTTTTGAACGAGCTATAGAACTTGTCAAACAAAACTCGAGAAGATACGCCAAAAGACAAATTACTTGGCTAAAACGATATTCTGTGAATTGGGTGGAAAATCAATAA
- a CDS encoding gliding motility-associated C-terminal domain-containing protein gives MKKLLLFIIALLPLGLLFAQDTMVLTFDQENLIPSTNTFKCEGSYTYFTINTTPADTFYSVTLEKDGVILEQGNYTSINSQSPGILALDSLIYAGFYELTVISLSNNITFTDTFSFVNPLPLNFEYTTNNPQSCITYGDILISGISGGASPYSLGKVDAIGEFDPIYFQNQNVTTYTIEDLIAGYYSVSLQDSYGCVFTLGSDNPIEIVQGPDPINIISTAQEDSFRICTQGGVLPISYVLNDDTLTTNDSCVAYALCAGNYTLIVFDAVSNSLCADTVDFTIDMIDGFIEQETSTMIVESGGVRPFSYSWTKDNAIQDGQTDSVYDGGLCPGSYTCTLIDKSNCTSSFDLVIDEIESNLIEEVDCFDSEFSALETAVTGGTSPYEYLWNTNETTSNITGLSPQKYSVTITDNNDCQLIDEFEVPVVFDSCLFNAFSPNGDLVNDTWALNPSFLYENSEVIIYNRWGAKIYQSLGYKQAWDGRNSAGNLVKEGVYFYSILLKNGHDNIKGSISVFY, from the coding sequence ATGAAAAAGCTCCTTTTATTTATAATAGCACTACTTCCACTTGGGCTTTTGTTTGCTCAAGATACAATGGTACTAACGTTTGATCAAGAGAATCTAATCCCTAGTACTAATACCTTTAAATGTGAAGGTTCGTATACCTATTTTACAATAAATACCACTCCGGCTGATACCTTTTACTCCGTAACCCTCGAAAAAGATGGTGTTATTTTAGAACAAGGAAATTATACATCTATAAACAGTCAGTCGCCAGGTATTTTAGCTTTAGACTCCTTAATATATGCCGGTTTTTATGAGTTAACCGTTATATCTTTGTCAAACAATATTACGTTTACGGACACATTTTCTTTTGTAAATCCTTTGCCCTTAAATTTTGAATATACAACCAACAATCCACAGTCTTGTATTACGTATGGCGATATCCTTATCAGTGGAATTAGTGGAGGTGCTTCACCCTACAGCTTAGGAAAAGTAGATGCAATTGGCGAATTCGATCCAATCTATTTTCAAAACCAAAATGTTACAACTTATACTATTGAAGATTTGATTGCAGGTTACTATTCTGTTTCTCTACAAGATTCTTATGGTTGTGTATTTACCCTAGGATCTGACAATCCAATAGAAATTGTTCAAGGTCCTGATCCCATAAATATTATTTCAACAGCACAAGAAGATTCTTTTCGTATTTGTACGCAAGGTGGAGTTCTTCCAATTAGTTATGTTTTGAATGACGACACCCTGACGACTAACGATTCTTGCGTGGCTTATGCACTTTGTGCTGGAAATTATACTCTTATTGTATTCGATGCTGTTTCCAATTCTTTATGTGCTGACACAGTTGATTTTACTATTGATATGATTGACGGCTTTATAGAGCAAGAAACGTCTACCATGATAGTTGAATCTGGTGGAGTAAGACCATTTAGCTATTCTTGGACAAAAGACAACGCTATTCAAGATGGTCAGACAGATTCTGTATATGACGGAGGGTTATGTCCTGGATCATATACATGTACTCTCATAGACAAATCCAATTGTACTTCTAGTTTTGACTTGGTGATAGATGAAATTGAATCTAATCTTATTGAAGAAGTTGATTGTTTTGATAGTGAATTTTCTGCTTTAGAGACAGCAGTAACGGGTGGTACTTCTCCTTATGAATACCTTTGGAATACTAATGAGACAACATCGAATATAACGGGGCTAAGCCCACAGAAATATAGTGTTACCATTACCGATAATAACGATTGCCAGTTGATTGATGAATTTGAGGTGCCTGTTGTTTTTGATAGCTGTTTGTTCAATGCTTTCAGTCCTAATGGCGATCTTGTCAATGATACTTGGGCGCTTAACCCTTCATTTTTATACGAAAACTCTGAGGTGATTATTTACAACAGATGGGGTGCTAAGATTTATCAATCTTTAGGTTATAAGCAAGCTTGGGATGGAAGAAATTCTGCAGGTAACTTAGTAAAAGAGGGAGTGTATTTTTACTCTATTCTTCTTAAAAATGGACACGATAATATTAAGGGTTCGATATCTGTTTTTTATTGA
- the rpsA gene encoding 30S ribosomal protein S1: MSEEKKPVAKKTTTKKTATKKAPAKKTTAKKVKEEVAETPQVEEVVAEAPAVEETPKAEEVSVETPAVEETEAVVEEKAPAKAERMTSPDEDKDFDWEIYEMGSVEYTDDVRKELEKDYETALSTIDSEQVLDGTVVSITDREVIVNINYKSDGIISRNEFRYNEELKAGDTVEVLVEKKEDKKGQLILSHKKARVLRSWERVNEAHDKDIVLEGFIKCRTKGGMIVEVLGLEAFLPGSQIDIKPIRDYDEYVGKKMEFKVVKINHEFRNVVVSHKALIEADLEEQKKEIMSKLEVGQVLEGMVKNITSYGVFVDLGGIDGLIHITDLSWGRVNHPDEIVELDSKINVVILEFDDDKRRIQLGLKQLTAHPWDGLDDKISVGDNIKGKVVVVADYGAFVEVQTGIEALVHVSEMSWSTHLRSASDFLKVGQEIEAQVLTLDREERKMSLGMKQLQPDPWAEIAKKFPTGSNQKVTVRNFTNFGIFVELEEGVDGLIHISDLSWEKKIKHPSEFTKVGEVIEAQVLELDLEARKLSLGVKQLHDNPWDGYESVFGEGSEHEGEVKDITKNGATIILTHGVEAFAPKRHLAKEDDSKVAVGEKLTFRVLEFQKDSQKIIVSHTVIFKEVKMEEAKKTKKNVAKVQQSQQKSTLGDMDELIALKESMDKDAKKKKK; encoded by the coding sequence ATGTCAGAAGAAAAAAAACCAGTAGCCAAGAAAACGACTACTAAAAAAACAGCTACTAAAAAGGCACCTGCCAAAAAAACAACCGCTAAAAAGGTTAAAGAAGAAGTAGCAGAAACTCCACAAGTAGAAGAAGTAGTAGCAGAAGCTCCAGCCGTTGAAGAAACTCCAAAAGCTGAAGAAGTATCTGTAGAAACTCCTGCCGTTGAAGAAACTGAAGCAGTAGTAGAAGAAAAAGCTCCAGCAAAAGCGGAGAGAATGACAAGCCCAGATGAAGATAAAGATTTCGATTGGGAAATCTATGAAATGGGTAGTGTAGAATATACTGATGACGTAAGAAAAGAACTTGAAAAAGATTACGAAACAGCCTTAAGCACGATCGATTCAGAGCAAGTGCTTGATGGTACTGTAGTTTCTATTACAGATAGAGAGGTTATCGTAAACATCAATTACAAGTCTGACGGTATCATTTCAAGAAACGAATTCAGATACAACGAAGAATTAAAAGCTGGCGATACTGTTGAAGTTCTTGTAGAAAAGAAAGAAGACAAAAAAGGTCAGTTGATTCTTTCTCACAAAAAAGCACGTGTATTGCGTTCTTGGGAGAGAGTTAATGAAGCACATGATAAAGATATCGTTCTTGAAGGGTTTATTAAGTGTAGAACTAAAGGTGGTATGATTGTTGAGGTCTTAGGTCTTGAAGCATTCTTGCCTGGTTCTCAAATTGACATCAAGCCAATTCGTGATTATGACGAATACGTTGGTAAAAAGATGGAATTCAAAGTGGTGAAAATCAACCACGAGTTCCGTAACGTAGTTGTTTCTCATAAAGCACTTATTGAGGCTGACTTAGAAGAGCAGAAGAAGGAAATCATGTCTAAACTTGAAGTTGGACAAGTACTAGAAGGAATGGTTAAAAACATTACTTCTTACGGTGTATTTGTGGACTTAGGTGGTATAGACGGATTAATTCACATTACGGATTTATCTTGGGGTAGAGTAAATCACCCAGATGAAATCGTAGAGCTAGATTCTAAGATTAACGTTGTAATTCTTGAATTTGACGATGACAAGAGAAGAATCCAATTAGGATTGAAGCAATTGACAGCTCATCCTTGGGATGGTTTAGATGACAAAATTTCTGTTGGTGATAATATCAAAGGAAAAGTTGTTGTTGTTGCCGATTATGGTGCTTTTGTTGAGGTACAAACAGGTATTGAGGCATTAGTTCACGTTTCTGAAATGTCATGGTCTACTCACCTAAGAAGTGCTAGTGACTTCTTAAAAGTAGGTCAAGAGATTGAGGCGCAAGTTTTAACTCTAGATAGAGAGGAAAGAAAAATGTCTTTAGGAATGAAACAATTACAACCAGATCCATGGGCTGAAATTGCTAAGAAATTCCCAACTGGAAGTAACCAAAAAGTAACCGTTAGAAACTTTACCAACTTCGGTATTTTTGTTGAGCTAGAAGAAGGTGTTGATGGTTTAATTCATATCTCAGATTTATCATGGGAGAAGAAAATTAAGCATCCATCAGAATTTACTAAGGTCGGCGAAGTTATTGAAGCTCAAGTTCTTGAATTGGACTTAGAGGCTAGAAAACTTAGTCTTGGTGTAAAACAATTGCATGATAACCCTTGGGACGGATACGAAAGTGTATTCGGAGAAGGTTCAGAGCATGAAGGTGAAGTGAAAGACATTACCAAAAATGGTGCTACTATCATTCTTACTCATGGTGTTGAAGCATTTGCTCCAAAAAGACACCTTGCAAAAGAAGACGATAGCAAAGTAGCAGTAGGTGAAAAACTCACTTTCCGTGTACTCGAATTCCAAAAAGATTCTCAAAAAATTATTGTTTCACATACAGTGATTTTCAAAGAAGTTAAAATGGAAGAGGCTAAAAAGACGAAGAAAAACGTTGCTAAAGTTCAGCAATCTCAACAGAAAAGTACTCTAGGAGATATGGACGAGTTAATAGCTTTAAAAGAGAGCATGGATAAAGATGCTAAGAAAAAGAAGAAGTAA